From Pelotomaculum schinkii, one genomic window encodes:
- a CDS encoding DUF116 domain-containing protein, producing MFVSNLIPVRKRLFIGLLAVSLLSAALFLGGIYYLATNPNRTAFNQILLLTLAGMLFGGMVVAAFGIGGIVLTILYARDINALHGPMRIAVSLFFPIVLTLGRIFHIDVNRIKSSFIEVNNHLVRSKELNILPDQLLLLAPHCLQNSDCPHKITVDIDNCHRCGRCPVNSLLDLRDRYGIKVGMATGGTLARKFVQEYRPRAIVAIACERDLTSGIQDSNPLPVLGVANERPFGPCFNTNITLSKVEEAVRFFIHDRWQPLTGTGKDIGINDNMEGVSVVAQNISQRTGAKSTHRC from the coding sequence ATGTTCGTAAGCAACTTAATTCCGGTGCGCAAAAGGCTATTTATAGGCCTTCTCGCCGTCAGCTTGCTGTCAGCGGCCCTCTTTCTGGGCGGTATATACTACTTGGCCACTAACCCCAACAGGACGGCGTTTAACCAGATCCTGCTGCTGACACTGGCAGGCATGCTGTTTGGCGGGATGGTCGTAGCCGCTTTTGGCATTGGCGGAATAGTCCTGACCATCCTCTACGCCAGGGATATTAACGCCCTGCACGGCCCGATGCGGATTGCCGTCAGCCTTTTCTTTCCTATTGTCCTTACCCTCGGCAGGATTTTTCATATTGATGTGAACAGGATTAAAAGTTCATTTATTGAAGTCAACAACCACCTGGTCCGGTCCAAGGAGTTGAATATCCTGCCGGACCAGCTCCTGCTGCTGGCGCCTCACTGCCTGCAGAACAGTGATTGCCCGCATAAGATTACGGTTGATATCGACAACTGCCACCGCTGCGGGAGATGTCCGGTCAACAGCCTGCTTGACCTCAGGGACCGCTATGGTATTAAGGTGGGTATGGCCACCGGCGGGACCCTGGCCCGCAAATTTGTGCAGGAATACCGGCCCCGGGCCATAGTCGCCATAGCCTGTGAACGTGACCTGACCAGCGGCATTCAGGACTCAAACCCGCTTCCGGTCCTCGGTGTCGCCAACGAACGGCCATTTGGGCCCTGTTTTAACACGAATATAACCCTTTCCAAAGTGGAGGAGGCAGTCCGTTTTTTTATACATGACAGGTGGCAGCCTCTCACGGGGACAGGGAAGGACATAGGTATAAACGACAATATGGAAGGGGTTAGCGTGGTTGCCCAGAATATCAGCCAGAGGACTGGCGCTAAGAGTACTCATAGATGTTGA
- the fmt gene encoding methionyl-tRNA formyltransferase, giving the protein MRVVFMGTPDFAVPTLQALVQAGHDLAAVVTQPDRPRGRGKKEAASPVKVAAQAFQTPVLQPQRVKDPDFIEVLKKLSPEIIVVAAYGRILPPAVLYLPVYGCVNVHASLLPKYRGAAPLHWAVMNGERETGITIMRMDEGMDTGAVLLQEAVPIRETDNVGAVHDKLAALGARLLLKGLALTGRGELAGAPQTGEPSYAPMLKAEDEIVEWARPARHLFNQIRGMDPWPGARTTLWGRVLKLWRAEVLDEDAMGHVPGQALAAGREGITVGTGQGLILLKELQLQGGKRMSAADFVRGNPLPAGTVLGSR; this is encoded by the coding sequence ATGCGGGTTGTATTTATGGGGACCCCTGATTTCGCGGTCCCCACCTTGCAAGCCCTGGTACAAGCCGGCCACGACCTGGCTGCTGTTGTAACCCAGCCTGACCGGCCCAGGGGAAGGGGTAAAAAGGAGGCGGCGTCCCCGGTTAAAGTCGCCGCTCAAGCTTTCCAGACCCCGGTTCTTCAGCCGCAGCGGGTTAAAGATCCGGACTTTATTGAGGTTTTAAAAAAACTGTCGCCGGAAATAATTGTGGTAGCTGCCTACGGGCGCATCCTTCCCCCGGCTGTTCTTTATCTTCCCGTATACGGCTGCGTCAACGTACACGCTTCCCTGCTGCCGAAATACCGGGGCGCCGCCCCGCTGCACTGGGCTGTTATGAACGGGGAAAGGGAGACGGGGATAACTATCATGCGTATGGACGAGGGAATGGATACCGGCGCAGTTCTCCTTCAGGAGGCCGTGCCGATTCGTGAGACAGACAATGTCGGAGCGGTCCACGATAAACTGGCCGCCCTTGGCGCGCGGTTACTGCTGAAGGGGCTTGCCCTGACCGGCAGAGGCGAGCTTGCAGGCGCGCCGCAGACCGGGGAGCCTTCTTACGCTCCCATGCTTAAGGCAGAGGATGAAATAGTTGAGTGGGCGAGGCCCGCACGTCATTTATTTAACCAGATCAGGGGTATGGACCCCTGGCCGGGCGCCCGTACTACCCTTTGGGGCAGGGTACTCAAATTATGGCGGGCGGAGGTATTGGATGAGGACGCTATGGGTCACGTTCCAGGCCAGGCGCTGGCCGCCGGCCGGGAGGGTATCACGGTTGGTACCGGGCAGGGCCTGATCCTGCTCAAGGAACTTCAGCTGCAGGGCGGCAAGCGCATGAGCGCGGCGGATTTTGTCAGAGGCAACCCACTCCCGGCTGGAACTGTGCTGGGCAGCAGATAA
- the def gene encoding peptide deformylase produces the protein MTVYNIVELGDDVLREKARAVPKITPNIIKLLDNMARTMYMAKGVGLAAPQVGISKRVIVVDTGDGLHELINPEIVRSEGQEIDNEACLSIPGLMGEVARATLVEVKSLDRNGKECRLRAKGFFARALQHEIDHLDGVLFIDRAKNISKIKKKED, from the coding sequence TTGACTGTATACAATATTGTTGAATTGGGAGACGATGTCCTGAGAGAAAAAGCCAGGGCGGTGCCCAAAATTACCCCCAATATCATTAAGCTTCTGGATAATATGGCCAGGACTATGTACATGGCGAAAGGCGTTGGTCTGGCCGCTCCCCAGGTCGGGATATCCAAACGGGTGATCGTTGTGGATACCGGGGATGGCCTGCACGAGCTGATTAACCCGGAAATTGTCCGCTCCGAAGGACAGGAAATTGATAACGAAGCTTGCCTCAGCATCCCCGGACTGATGGGGGAAGTGGCCAGGGCAACCCTGGTTGAGGTAAAATCACTTGATCGCAACGGCAAGGAATGCCGGCTCCGGGCAAAGGGTTTTTTTGCCAGAGCCCTCCAGCACGAAATCGACCACCTCGACGGGGTGCTGTTCATAGACCGCGCGAAAAATATATCAAAAATCAAGAAGAAGGAAGATTAG